A genomic region of Xyrauchen texanus isolate HMW12.3.18 chromosome 29, RBS_HiC_50CHRs, whole genome shotgun sequence contains the following coding sequences:
- the c5ar1 gene encoding C5a anaphylatoxin chemotactic receptor 1 — MGDYLDFYNVSDWTDGDTNSTLEPFPIEQHVSVLGARHWFSLICYSIVFLLGVPGNGLVVWVTAFRMPNSVNAQWFMNLAIADLLCCLSLPLLMVPLSQDQHWPFGPLACKVVHSLLYMMMYCSVLLLTVISLDRFLLVTKPVLCQNRRHPRQARWTCLVIWMLALLGSSPQFVYMKTKQEHFTLKTLCVSVHDSLGSAWAVTLVRFFLSFLLPFSIICVSHWKVLKMTRTGHGRKGNEKSARTLHVIFALVFSFFLCWIPLHIVDFLQLITYNQSVNLHTNLRLAHVLALCLAYINSCLNPLLYVCLGRGFKKNLISSLRSVLHFASEAPRSGMSFTASSKTTTTGNTSMIREKPM, encoded by the coding sequence ATGGGTGACTATCTAGATTTTTATAACGTTAGCGACTGGACGGATGGAGATACAAACAGCACCCTTGAACCGTTCCCCATTGAACAGCATGTGTCTGTGCTAGGTGCTCGCCACTGGTTCTCTCTGATTTGCTACAGCATTGTCTTCCTGTTAGGTGTCCCTGGCAATGGACTTGTGGTGTGGGTTACTGCATTCCGAATGcccaactctgtaaacgcacagtGGTTTATGAATCTGGCCATTGCAGATCTGTTGTGTTGCTTATCCCTCCCTCTGCTGATGGTACCACTTTCCCAGGACCAGCACTGGCCATTTGGTCCATTGGCATGCAAAGTAGTACACAGTCTGTTGTACATGATGATGTACTGCAGTGTTCTGCTCCTGACCGTGATCAGCTTGGACCGCTTTCTGCTGGTGACCAAACCTGTGTTGTGCCAGAACCGGAGGCATCCGAGGCAAGCCAGGTGGACCTGTTTGGTGATTTGGATGCTGGCACTCTTAGGAAGCTCTCCTCAGTTTGTTTATATGAAGACAAAGCAAGAACATTTCACACTCAAAACATTGTGCGTTAGTGTCCACGATAGCCTTGGTTCCGCATGGGCTGTGACCCTTGTACgtttttttctgtcttttctgTTACCTTTCTCGATAATCTGTGTCAGCCATTGGAAGGTGCTCAAGATGACAAGAACCGGGCATGGAAGAAAAGGCAATGAAAAGTCAGCCCGCACGCTGCATGTAATCTTTGCTTTGGTGTTTAGCTTCTTCCTATGCTGGATTCCTCTTCACATTGTGGATTTTCTTCAATTGATTACATACAACCAATCAGTAAACTTACACACCAACCTGCGTCTAGCCCATGTGTTAGCGCTCTGCTTGGCTTACATTAACAGCTGCCTCAATCCTCTGCTCTATGTATGTCTTGGAcgtggttttaaaaaaaatcttattagcTCGCTGCGTAGTGTGCTCCACTTTGCATCCGAGGCACCACGCAGTGGAATGAGTTTTACTGCAAGCAGTAAGACAACCACAACTGGCAACACTAGCATGATCAGGGAGAAACCTATGTGA
- the LOC127622651 gene encoding dapper homolog 3 translates to MDGERSRNKERLEASLTWLCELEMLKQRQESLVLGALSLGDTVPGCLAWGDVGPARSSSREHEQLTLRRQLKRLQGAPSLLMLALQQQLSELRVDGGLTCEQNTEEDLDCPSASSSGLYDQSDSLSPPLRTCSTPNLAVSCHRPRSMDAYMLDWEAHMEPPIHANLPRSFSAPYPPLEGIAEGIEEEEENEESPQWTTDQMVEDGQMADGNERLALEINLTTDSEADPTEKIDDGPTAEDIQQAMRVEAYILGLLQRRHLRSAPELDSDPNRWQHLHTYPTSYPNCPDLPLDQPEWQNWTPHSEEENERDVQEVYYRNLPNVQTGPTSMTSEEQESSLEMDQYGFAEVSTSTDEIDSPWQQRGYLEHIPTMLNTPKPHYIHTCCNHTCTSMSATPESHEQPQPLASQEWSLLQSLFRRGSEDRWTSIGHRNARTTSRSRSEDSGLSQGWATQPEHKYFTVGRDMGSHRSDEFNPSSQRLWCSSADLSQEEDEGISREEACELRQNNLPVHSLKHTCEQDRRVGKGLAAGIAPTNCSDSSLSETFSPGTSSVSSDSDESGGLVWPQQLPPRLPPSSSSQNPSNAVVKIKASHALKKKIMRFRSGSLKLMTTV, encoded by the exons ATGGATGGAGAGCGCAGTAGGAATAAAGAGCGTCTCGAGGCCAGTTTAACATGGCTATGTGAGCTGGAAATGTTAAAGCAGCGGCAGGAGAGTCTAGTCCTGGGCGCCTTGTCGCTCGGGGACACAGTGCCTGGATGCCTGGCGTGGGGTGATGTCGGTCCGGCCCGCAGCAGCAGCAGAGAGCACGAGCAGCTGACACTAAGACGACAGCTG AAACGGCTCCAGGGCGCCCCCAGTCTGCTAATGCTGGCACTGCAACAGCAGCTCAGTGAGTTGAGGGTAGATGGAGGACTCACATGTGAGCAGAATACAGAGGAGGATTTGGATTGTCCCAGTGCATCCAGCTCAG GGCTTTATGACCAAAGTGATAGTCTATCTCCTCCACTGCGTACCTGTTCGACACCAAACCTTGCTGTCTCCTGTCACAGGCCCAGATCAATGG ATGCCTACATGCTAGACTGGGAGGCTCATATGGAGCCCCCAATACATGCCAATCTTCCCCGCTCATTTTCTGCCCCATACCCCCCTCTAGAGGGTATTGCTGAGGGaatagaggaggaagaggagaacgAAGAAAGCCCTCAGTGGACTACAGATCAGATGGTGGAAGATGGGCAAATGGCTGATGGTAATGAAAGACTTGCGCTCGAGATTAACCTCACTACTGATTCTGAGGCAGACCCTACAGAAAAGATAGATGACGGCCCAACGGCAGAAGACATCCAGCAGGCCATGCGTGTGGAGGCGTACATCCTGGGTCTCCTGCAGCGTCGACACCTCAGATCAGCACCAGAACTGGACTCTGATCCCAATCGGTGgcagcacttacacacataccCAACCAGTTACCCTAACTGTCCAGACCTTCCACTTGATCAACCAGAATGGCAGAATTGGACACCTCATTCAGAGGAAGAAAATGAGAGGGATGTTCAGGAGGTATATTACAGGAATCTTCCTAATGTCCAAACTGGACCAACTTCCATGACAAGCGAGGAGCAAGAATCCTCCTTAGAAATGGATCAATATGGATTTGCAGAAGTCTCCACCAGCACTGATGAGATTGACTCACCTTGGCAACAACGTGGTTACCTTGAACACATCCCCACTATGTTAAACACCCCAAAGCCACATTATATTCACACCTGCTGCAATCATACCTGCACATCTATGTCAGCAACTCCAGAGTCTCATGAGCAACCCCAGCCACTCGCTTCTCAAGAGTGGTCTCTTCTTCAGTCCCTATTCAGAAGGGGTTCTGAAGATAGGTGGACATCCATAGGACACAGAAATGCCAGGACAACCAGCCGCTCTAGGTCAGAGGACAGTGGCCTCTCTCAAGGATGGGCCACCCAACCTGAGCACAAATACTTTACAGTGGGGCGGGACATGGGCAGTCACCGTAGTGATGAATTTAACCCATCCAGTCAACGCCTCTGGTGCTCCTCGGCAGATCTTAGTCAAGAGGAGGACGAGGGAATATCCAGAGAGGAGGCTTGTGAGCTCAGACAGAACAATTTACCTGTTCACAGCCTCAAACACACCTGTGAGCAGGACCGGAGGGTTGGGAAGGGGTTGGCAGCAGGTATTGCACCAACCAATTGTTCAGACTCCAGTCTGAGCGAGACTTTCTCCCCAGGGACGAGTTCTGTGTCTAGTGACTCGGATGAGAGTGGAGGCCTGGTCTGGCCACAGCAGTTGCCCCCTCGTTTGCCTCCTTCCTCCTCCTCACAGAACCCCTCCAATGCTGTGGTCAAGATTAAAGCCTCACATGCACTCAAAAAGAAGATAATGCGTTTTCGCTCAGGCTCTCTCAAGCTTATGACCACTGTCTGA